A single region of the Plutella xylostella chromosome 28, ilPluXylo3.1, whole genome shotgun sequence genome encodes:
- the LOC125490843 gene encoding uncharacterized protein LOC125490843 yields the protein MLLGTAMVGVLDCNGHVHIVRALLDSGSQVSIVTENLAQKLRLPRSSSGSLYGLGGSSAQRTNGSIEIQVTSRHDRSAPGLVTTAVVLKRITGSLPTASVSPRVMERCQHLMLADNRLSTPGPIDVLIGVDLYSQVFKGGSYQLGEGFPTAHESVFGWILMGQAPVNSQVCSLMSLSCTTDELNSTLSKFWEVEEVPATAVQDPENILCERHFVETHTRDETGRFIVRLPFKSTHMPLGDTRTYALKRFFNLERKLQRDARLHQLYSAFMADYLEIGHMRPVSMPSCNERYYIPHHGVLKESSSTTKLRAVFDASHPSSTGVSLNQILMPGPKLQQHISDVILRFRTYAVVLTCDIKQMYRNVRMHDDDCRYQTIFWCESPDQPLRKFELTTVTYGVSSSAYQAIRVLHELANINEVKCPEVARILREDTFVDDVVSGCGSIEEAKLLQQQVVDVLSQGGFTVRKWASNRDEVLNGYPSDHLECPFRFEESGDNIFKILGIEWNSDSDSFVYHVSPFGRCRSKREIMSNVARIYDPCGYLTPVTFKAKAFLQGLWSHNLGWDEPLPEELTTEWASFAEGFVNLRLPRITRFVSSDQPLTRELMGFSDASESGYSAVLYLRVVDASGEATVHLLMGKSRVAPIKQKMTIPRLELSGAFLLARMMHHVLTVLQSKMIVDHSIAWCDSSIALAWIHTPPHKLGVFEGNRASQIQGLVPSTEWRHVPSALNPADCASRGLRPDEIVGHDLWLSPSWLRDDPSTWPENIAVNSSSAQVHTGTIASEEEVVAVDPSFILGRYSSLSRTKRTMAWVLRFIRNVRSRNHPTKHDPLVVPEPLTVSELNGALLRMIRLVQMTSFSEEITALREKKPLKRLTQLSPFLDSEGLLRVGGRLRHSGLPFSAKHPILLPSKHCLTDLIVDYHHVTHMHAGPACLISVLSQRFWIPSARRVVRHRIHMCHRCHRLKARPLQPLMGDLPPNRVGQIRPFLKVGIDFAGPFLVKASTLRNAKSHKAYLCVFVCFATKAMHLEVTTDLTTEAFLAAFHRFVSRRGMASDDHSDCGMNFQGARRHLSEVETFLRSKQSDIDAALVGQGVRWHMNPPYSPHMGGLWESAVKSAKQLLKRTIGDRILTLEELMTMFCRVEAVLNSRPLCSLSNDPNDLEALTPGHFLIGQPLVAPPEPCFEDIPMPRLKRWQLVQQIAQHMWRRWQLEYLHTLQQRGKWTKDLPNLQLGDLVLIKEDHLPPLQWRKGRVLELHPGPDGVVRVVKLKTGSGTCLRSMAKLCRLPTLQD from the coding sequence ATGCTGCTGGGAACAGCGATGGTCGGAGTACTTGACTGCAATGGTCACGTACATATAGTGAGAGCCTTGTTGGACAGCGGATCTCAGGTATCAATTGTTACGGAGAATTTGGCCCAGAAGCTGCGGCTTCCCCGCAGTTCATCTGGCAGTTTGTATGGTTTGGGAGGTTCATCTGCTCAGCGGACCAATGGCAGCATTGAGATCCAAGTGACATCCCGTCATGATCGGTCAGCTCCTGGGTTGGTAACCACAGCTGTAGTTTTAAAGCGCATCACGGGTAGTCTCCCTACTGCTTCTGTATCTCCACGTGTCATGGAGCGGTGCCAACATCTTATGCTTGCAGATAACAGGCTGTCCACCCCGGGTCCCATCGATGTCCTCATAGGCGTGGACCTGTATAGTCAGGTGTTCAAGGGCGGTTCTTACCAGTTGGGTGAAGGGTTTCCCACAGCGCATGAATCTGTGTTTGGGTGGATTTTGATGGGGCAAGCGCCAGTCAACTCTCAAGTGTGTAGTCTCATGTCTCTGTCTTGCACGACCGACGAGCTGAACTCTACCTTGTCCAAGTTCTGGGAGGTAGAGGAGGTTCCAGCCACCGCCGTGCAAGATCCAGAGAACATTCTTTGTGAAAGGCATTTTGTGGAGACACACACTCGGGACGAGACGGGACGGTTTATTGTGCGACTTCCCTTCAAATCCACCCACATGCCTCTGGGCGATACCCGTACATACGCCTTGAAAAGGTTCTTTAACTTAGAGCGCAAGCTACAGAGAGACGCCAGGCTTCACCAGCTCTACAGCGCATTCATGGCCGACTACCTTGAAATTGGCCATATGCGGCCTGTGTCCATGCCTAGCTGTAACGAAAGGTACTACATACCTCATCACGGGGTTCTCAAGGAGAGCAGCAGCACCACCAAACTTAGGGCGGTCTTCGATGCGTCTCATCCCAGCTCCACCGGTGTTTCGCTGAATCAAATTTTGATGCCTGGTCCCAAGCTGCAACAGCACATTTCGGACGTCATATTGCGCTTTCGCACATACGCAGTCGTGTTAACTTGCGACATAAAGCAGATGTACCGGAATGTGCGCATGCACGACGACGATTGTCGGTACCAGACCATCTTTTGGTGCGAGTCACCGGACCAGCCCCTCCGGAAGTTTGAGCTGACAACCGTCACCTATGGCGTATCCAGCTCGGCTTATCAAGCGATCCGCGTCTTGCACGAGTTAGCCAACATCAACGAGGTCAAGTGTCCAGAGGTTGCCCGTATCCTTCGGGAAGACACCTTCGTTGATGATGTGGTCAGTGGTTGCGGATCCATTGAGGAAGCGAAGCTGTTGCAACAGCAGGTGGTCGATGTGTTGTCACAAGGGGGTTTCACTGTTCGGAAGTGGGCCAGCAACCGTGATGAGGTCCTCAATGGCTATCCTAGCGATCATTTGGAGTGTCCCTTTCGATTCGAGGAATCAGGGGACAACATCTTCAAGATCTTGGGGATCGAATGGAATTCGGACTCGGACAGCTTCGTCTACCATGTTTCACCCTTCGGGAGATGCAGAAGTAAGCGGGAGATTATGTCGAATGTTGCTCGTATCTACGATCCCTGTGGTTACTTAACTCCTGTGACCTTCAAGGCCAAGGCCTTCTTACAAGGTCTTTGGTCACACAATTTAGGTTGGGATGAACCTCTGCCCGAAGAACTCACTACTGAGTGGGCTTCCTTCGCAGAGGGCTTCGTCAATTTACGGCTGCCCCGGATTACAAGATTTGTATCGTCTGATCAACCTCTAACCCGTGAGTTGATGGGTTTCAGCGATGCCTCGGAATCTGGGTACTCAGCCGTACTCTATTTACGCGTGGTAGACGCGTCAGGTGAGGCGACGGTGCATCTTCTCATGGGCAAGTCCCGTGTGGCACCCATCAAGCAGAAGATGACCATACCGCGCCTCGAGTTATCAGGAGCCTTCCTATTGGCTCGCATGATGCATCATGTTTTAACGGTGTTGCAGAGTAAGATGATCGTCGACCACTCAATTGCGTGGTGTGACTCCAGCATCGCTTTGGCCTGGATTCACACTCCACCGCATAAGTTAGGGGTCTTTGAAGGAAATCGGGCCTCCCAGATTCAGGGTCTCGTTCCTTCAACTGAGTGGCGACACGTTCCATCAGCGCTCAACCCTGCTGATTGCGCCAGTAGAGGTCTTCGACCCGACGAAATTGTCGGGCATGATTTATGGTTGTCCCCGTCTTGGTTACGGGACGACCCTTCCACTTGGCCGGAGAACATTGCGGTGAACTCGTCCAGTGCCCAAGTGCATACTGGAACCATTGCGAGCGAGGAAGAGGTAGTAGCTGTAGACCCTTCTTTTATTCTCGGTCGCTACAGCTCTCTATCAAGAACCAAGCGAACAATGGCTTGGGTTTTGCGATTCATCCGCAATGTTCGAAGTCGCAATCATCCGACCAAACATGACCCGTTGGTCGTACCGGAACCATTGACGGTTTCGGAGCTTAATGGTGCCTTGCTGAGAATGATTAGGTTGGTGCAGATGACTTCCTTCTCTGAGGAGATCACAGCCCTGCGCGAGAAGAAACCCCTCAAGCGACTGACTCAGCTCAGTCCATTTTTGGATTCAGAGGGTCTTCTTCGTGTAGGTGGACGTCTTCGGCACTCCGGCTTGCCATTCTCTGCAAAGCATCCCATCCTTTTGCCTTCGAAGCATTGTCTGACCGATCTGATCGTCGACTACCACCACGTCACTCACATGCACGCCGGACCTGCATGCTTGATTTCGGTGCTGAGCCAAAGGTTCTGGATCCCTTCAGCGCGTCGTGTGGTTCGACACCGAATACATATGTGTCACCGGTGTCACCGCCTGAAGGCTAGACCTTTGCAGCCGCTCATGGGTGACTTACCTCCCAACCGTGTAGGCCAAATTCGTCCCTTCCTGAAGGTCGGCATTGATTTCGCGGGGCCTTTCCTAGTAAAGGCCTCCACTTTGCGAAATGCGAAGTCCCACAAGGCATATCTGTGTGTCTTCGTTTGCTTCGCCACTAAGGCGATGCATTTAGAGGTCACCACAGATCTCACTACCGAGGCGTTCTTGGCAGCATTCCATCGGTTTGTGTCGCGAAGGGGAATGGCGTCGGATGACCATTCCGATTGTGGGATGAACTTTCAGGGGGCTAGGCGTCATCTATCGGAGGTAGAAACCTTCTTGCGGAGCAAGCAGAGTGACATAGACGCTGCTCTGGTTGGTCAGGGTGTCAGGTGGCACATGAATCCACCGTATAGTCCGCACATGGGGGGGTTATGGGAGTCCGCAGTGAAGTCCGCGAAGCAGCTGCTGAAACGAACCATCGGGGATAGGATTCTCACTTTGGAGGAGCTGATGACCATGTTCTGTCGGGTAGAGGCGGTGCTTAACTCGAGGCCGTTGTGTTCTCTGTCGAATGACCCAAATGATTTGGAGGCGCTCACCCCCGGGCACTTTTTGATCGGTCAACCGTTGGTGGCGCCACCCGAGCCCTGCTTCGAGGATATCCCAATGCCACGCTTGAAGCGATGGCAGCTTGTGCAGCAGATTGCTCAGCACATGTGGCGCAGGTGGCAGCTGGAGTACTTGCACACTCTGCAGCAGCGTGGCAAGTGGACCAAAGATCTCCCCAACCTTCAGTTGGGAGACTTGGTTTTGATTAAGGAGGACCACTTGCCACCTCTACAATGGCGCAAGGGACGAGTGCTCGAGCTGCACCCTGGACCCGACGGGGTCGTGCGGGTTGTCAAACTCAAGACGGGCTCTGGCACATGCCTGCGTTCGATGGCTAAGCTGTGTCGACTTCCCACTTTGCAGGATTAG